A genomic window from Peromyscus maniculatus bairdii isolate BWxNUB_F1_BW_parent chromosome 1, HU_Pman_BW_mat_3.1, whole genome shotgun sequence includes:
- the Sbk3 gene encoding putative serine/threonine-protein kinase SBK3: MELRALETPEDGDTEEDTAMALQRLVELTGSRVMSVRSLRVQYRLLRKLGSGSYGRVLLAQPRQGGQTVALKLLRRDSVLRTTFLREFCVGRCVSSHPGLLQTLGRPLQTPRHFAFAQEYAPCGDLSGMLQEKGLPELMVKRVAAQLAGALDFLHGRGLVHADVKPDNVLVFDPDCNRVALGDLGLTRPEGSPTPAPPVPLPTAPPELCLLLPPSTLPLRPAVDSWALGVLLFCTATACFPWDIALAPDPEFEAFAGWMTTKPQPPRPPAPWDQFAPPALTLLQGLLDLDPETRSPPLAVLDVLGDDWGLQGSGEESGSLGVVSYEDEEEEEGGSSLEEWTEEEEDEIKDGGRVGTGNRGS; this comes from the exons ATGGAGCTCAGGGCCCTCGAGACCCCCGAGGATGGGGATACAGAG GAGGACACAGCCATGGCCCTCCAGCGGCTGGTGGAGCTGACAGGAAGCAGGGTGATGTCGGTCAGAAGTCTGCGTGTCCAGTACCGTCTCCTCCGAAAGCTGGGTTCCGGTTCCTACGGCCGAGTGCTCCTAGCCCAGCCTCGCCAAGGGG GTCAAACCGTGGCCCTTAAGCTCCTCCGGCGGGACTCGGTCCTGAGGACAACTTTCCTGAGAGAATTCTGTGTGGGCCGCTGCGTCTCTTCACATCCAGGCCTGCTGCAGACCCTGGGAAGGCCCCTGCAGACACCCCGACATTTTGCCTTTGCCCAGGAGTATGCACCCTGTGGGGATCTCAGCGGAATGCTCCAGGAGAAG GGCCTCCCAGAGCTGATGGTGAAGCGGGTAGCGGCCCAGCTGGCTGGAGCCCTGGACTTCCTCCACGGCCGGGGGCTAGTGCATGCAGATGTCAAGCCGGACAATGTGCTGGTCTTCGACCCTGACTGCAACAGAGTAGCCCTGGGTGACTTGGGTTTGACCCGACCTGAGGGCAGCCCAACCCCTGCCCCGCCAGTACCTCTGCCCACGGCACCGCCCGAACTCTGCCTCCTGCTACCGCCGAGCACCCTGCCCTTGAGGCCGGCCGTGGACTCCTGGGCCCTGGGCGTGCTTCTCTTCTGTACTGCCACAGCCTGCTTCCCCTGGGACATAGCGTTGGCCCCTGATCCTGAGTTCGAGGCGTTTGCCGGCTGGATGACCACTAAGCCCCAGCCCCCTCGGCCACCGGCACCCTGGGACCAGTTTGCACCCCCAGCTCTGACCTTGCTCCAGGGACTTCTGGACCTGGATCCCGAGACTAGGAGCCCTCCACTGGCTGTGCTGGATGTTCTAGGGGATGATTGGGGCCTCCAGGGGAGTGGAGAGGAGTCTGGGAGCTTGGGCGTTGTGTCCtatgaagatgaggaggaagaagagggaggatcGAGTTTGGAGGAgtggacagaggaggaggaagatgaaattAAAGACggtgggagggtggggacagGCAATAGGGGTTCCTGA
- the Znf579 gene encoding zinc finger protein 579, producing the protein MDPQPPPPAQGSPPHRGRGRGRGRGRGRGRGRGRGGAGAPRAPLPCPTCGRLFRFPYYLSRHRLSHSGLRPHACPLCPKAFRRPAHLSRHLRGHGPQPPLRCAACPRTFPEPAQLRRHLAQEHAGGEVDLSTQRAVKEEPQDEGVEQPSAAVAAGVAEEAAAVWPETWPVGDPAPVANPTSTDPRESEAEEAEAGAAELRAELALAAGRQEEKQVLLQADWTLLCLRCREAFATKGELKAHPCLRPEGEQEGEGGPPPRPKRHQCSICLKAFARPWSLSRHRLVHSTDRPFVCPDCGLAFRLASYLRQHRRVHGPLSLLAPLPGAGKKDDRSSGGRNSGKGPEGGEGAECGGASEGAEGGQNGGDATPARPPAGEPRFWCPECGKGFRRRAHLRQHGVTHSGARPFQCVRCQREFKRLADLARHAQVHAGGPAPHPCPRCPRRFSRAYSLLRHQRCHRAELERAELERAATLQALQSQAAQSPQTQPLKQEAEGLPLSIAHIKEEPPSPGTPPQSPPAPPVFLSASCFDSQDHSAFEMEDEDVDNKAHLRGLGGLAS; encoded by the coding sequence ATGGATCCACAGCCCCCTCCACCTGCCCAGGGCAGCCCACCTCACCGTGGCCGAGGCCGAGGCCGTGGCCGTGGCCGTGGTCGAGGCCGTGGTCGTGGCAGAGGGGGTGCTGGAGCCCCTAGggcacccctgccctgccccacctGTGGTCGCCTCTTCCGCTTCCCTTACTACCTGTCTCGACACCGGCTGAGCCACTCGGGCCTCCGGCCCCACGCCTGCCCCCTGTGCCCCAAAGCTTTCCGGAGGCCTGCCCACCTCTCCCGCCACCTCCGTGGCCACGGGCCCCAGCCCCCGCTGCGCTGCGCTGCCTGTCCACGCACCTTCCCGGAGCCGGCCCAGCTCAGGCGCCACCTGGCCCAGGAGCACGCAGGTGGCGAGGTGGATCTGTCCACGCAGAGGGCCGTGAAGGAGGAGCCACAGGACGAGGGCGTGGAGCAGCCCTCCGCGGCGGTGGCGGCCGGGGTTGCAGAGGAGGCGGCAGCAGTGTGGCCCGAGACGTGGCCCGTCGGGGACCCGGCCCCTGTGGCTAACCCCACGAGTACCGATCCTCGGGAGTCGGAGGCCGAGGAGGCCGAGGCCGGGGCAGCGGAGCTAAGGGCAGAGTTGGCACTGGCCGCGGGGCGACAGGAGGAGAAACAGGTCCTCCTCCAGGCCGACTGGACGCTGCTGTGTCTCCGCTGTCGCGAAGCCTTCGCCACCAAGGGGGAGCTCAAAGCGCACCCGTGTCTGCGCCCCGAGGGCGAACAGGAGGGCGAAGGGggacccccgccccgccccaagCGACACCAGTGTTCCATTTGCCTCAAGGCTTTCGCCAGGCCCTGGTCCCTGTCGCGTCACCGGCTAGTCCACTCCACCGATCGGCCTTTTGTGTGTCCAGACTGCGGCCTGGCCTTCCGCCTGGCCTCCTACCTCCGCCAGCATCGCCGCGTCCACGGCCCTCTCAGCCTGCTGGCCCCCCTGCCCGGGGCCGGCAAGAAGGACGACAGGTCCTCAGGGGGACGGAACTCAGGGAAAGGGCCTGAGGGGGGCGAAGGGGCAGAATGTGGGGGCGCCTCGGAAGGGGCTGAAGGCGGGCAGAATGGAGGAGATGCCACCCCAGCCCGGCCCCCGGCGGGGGAGCCACGCTTCTGGTGTCCCGAGTGTGGCAAAGGTTTCCGACGCCGGGCACACCTGCGCCAACACGGGGTCACCCACTCTGGGGCACGCCCTTTCCAGTGCGTGCGCTGCCAGCGGGAGTTCAAGCGGCTGGCGGACCTGGCCCGCCACGCGCAAGTCCACGCTGGGGGTCCCGCGCCGCACCCGTGCCCTCGATGCCCACGCCGCTTCTCCCGCGCCTACAGCCTCCTTCGCCACCAGCGCTGCCACCGCGCCGAGCTGGAGCGGGCGGAGCTGGAGAGGGCCGCCACGCTGCAGGCTCTCCAGTCCCAGGCCGCACAGTCGCCCCAAACTCAGCCGCTTAAGCAGGAGGCCGAAGGGCTCCCTCTGTCCATCGCACACATCAAGGAAGAGCCGCCCTCACCTGGCACCCCACCTCAGTCCCCGCCGGCTCCCCCTGTCTTTCTCAGCGCCTCCTGTTTTGACAGCCAAGACCACTCAGCCTTCGAGATGGAGGATGAGGATGTGGACAACAAGGCCCACCTACGCGGGCTGGGGGGCTTGGCCTCCTGA